Proteins found in one Deltaproteobacteria bacterium genomic segment:
- a CDS encoding YbaB/EbfC family nucleoid-associated protein, with protein sequence MTDFKDMMRQAQEVRDRFQRLQEELGGRTVEGSAGGGMVVAVMNGRQELLSVRIEKEVVSPDDVGMLQDLVRAAVNDALARSRTLAAEEMRKVTGGMLPPGIL encoded by the coding sequence GGACTTCAAGGACATGATGCGGCAGGCGCAGGAGGTGCGCGACCGGTTCCAGCGTCTTCAGGAGGAGCTGGGAGGGCGCACGGTCGAGGGGTCGGCCGGCGGCGGCATGGTGGTGGCCGTCATGAACGGCCGCCAGGAGCTCCTCTCCGTGCGCATCGAAAAGGAAGTGGTCTCCCCCGACGACGTGGGGATGCTGCAGGACCTGGTCCGCGCGGCGGTGAACGACGCCCTCGCACGCTCCCGTACGCTTGCGGCCGAAGAGATGCGGAAGGTGACGGGC